The DNA region ATCGTTGATAAGATGCTTCTGGAATACTCCAATGCAGAAAGAACAGTCGTTGAACACGACGTTTCTATTATTATTGCAAAACTCCGCAGTATCGACGCCATCGTAGAATGAATAATTTCTTCCCGATATGAAGACTGTCGGTATCGTATACCTCAGTGGTACAGGCTCGTAAATGGTTATCCCTTGAACATCCCCGCAAGGGCTTTTCCCAGCAATTTTCCCGAATACTGCACCTGTGCCAGAGTATTTCCGTGACTTCCCACTTCTATCAGCAATGAACCGCTTGAAAGGTCTTGATTGTAGTACCTTGTGTCAAATAGCACAGGGCGTGTCAGACCTTGAAAGCGGTTTTCTATTTCGGACTGAAAAGTGCAGGCGAACCTGAAATTCTCTCTGAAATTCGGGATATTTCCACTGCCGTCATCAGCACAGGATATTATCATTATCTGCGCCGCTTCCCTGCCATCTATCTCGGCTATGGGGGCGATGCGTGTGCCGTCACTGCGCTCGATGCCGTCACGGTGGACATCAAGGCAGACTTTTATCGACGGATATTCCGCCAGTATCTTCTGCACAGCATCACGGCTTGAATAATAGGCATCGTCATAACTGGGATAATCATGCACCAGAGTATCGTGTATATAAGGTATCCCCGCCGCGTCAAGCTGTTCACATATCCTGTCCCCCACCGAGATGATATTCTTATCACGCTCAGTGGTCTTGCCGTAGAAATCACTGTCGTACCAGTCTTTGTCCGAAAGCTCGAAACTCTCGGTAGCGTGTGTGTGGTAGATAAGCACAAGGGGCTCATCATCGGAATAATGTGTATCAAAAGGCAGACCCTCACCGCTTAGCTGAAGCAGTTCGGCATTGTCATAAAGTGTGCAGTTCCTCACCTGACCGCCTGTTGGTATATCGAAAAACTGCGGCTCATCACTGCGCAGATAGGTGTACTTCTGTATCATCCCGTCATGGTCGGTCAGGTCTTCGGGATAGGGTATCATGCCGCTCACATCTTCCGCAGGGAGAGGGCTTGGTATCTCGGCACTGACCCTTGCAGGCTCACGCTCCGTCTGTGCAAGAGCGATGTCCCAATAGCTTCGGGAAGATATCTCTGCCCCCGCAGGTAAGGTATCCGACTGTATTTTGTCGTTCCTGCCCCGTTCTATCACAAGCAGCTTCGATACTCCCTCGCACACCGCGGAAATACTCTCGGAATGTTTCGCTGCGCGGAAAATGCACATCGGTACCACAAACACTGCGAAAATGCAAAGCAAAGCCCTCAGACATACTGTTTTAAGTCCCATATGACCACCTCGGTAAATATATATTCGGGACAGGCTGTTTTATGCCTGCAAGTAACAAAAAGTCCCGCCCGCGAATATACTAAACAAAAACGGGAGGGGCATATGGACTACCTTATACTCGTAAACAGATTTGAACCGATACCAGCGGGATGGTCGGACACGCTGAAACTCCGTGAAGCAGGTGGAAAGCTTTTTGAAGAGCAGACAGCAGTTCAGCTTGAAAAAATGCTCGGTGAAGCACTCGCCTATGGCATAGAGATAGCGGTCATTTCGGGCTATCGCTCGGAAGACTATCAGCAGATGCTGTGGGAAAAGGAGATAAGCCGAAATATGGGCAGAGGTCTTGATTACGCCGATGCAGTGACAGAAACAGGCAAAACTCTGGCACTGCCCGGGTGCAGTGAACACGGCACAGGTCTTGCGGCAGACCTTGGCACAGCGGGTGCTGATGATATCGAACCGAATTTTCACAAGACCGCCGCAGGAAAATGGCTCTCGCAAAATGCAGGAAAATTCGGGTTCATACTCCGATATCCCCGTATGAAAGAGCACATCACGGGAATAGATTTCGAGCCGTGGCATTACCGTTACGTGGGTGATAAGTCCGCAGAACTTATCACCGCAAGCGGCATCTGCCTTGAGGAATTTTTGCACTTTTACTCGGATAAATATACTTTATGCTGAAAATTATGTGAAATACTTGACTTTACTTTGTGAATGTAGTATAATAATAAAAACTCAGAGAGAGGATGTGCAGACAATGGCAAAGAAAAATTCCGAGAAAAAATCATTCTGGTGTTTGATGAGTGCACTGCTGCTGGTCGTTGGATCGACAGCTTATATCGTATACAGATACTTCGAGGAAAAAGAACACTACGAAAAGTGGAAAGATTATGAAGAATGCGGCATCTGATGCCTGAAGATATCGGTCGGGAAAAATTTTCCCGACCGATTTTTTTCGTATATAAAACAAAAAGGCAGTCTATTGACTGCCTCCTGCTTGTGTAAAAATTTTGGAGAGGATGAAACGAGCTAAGAGTAATTTCTTAGTGTTCATTCTTTTCTTTCTTTGTTCTACAAACAATATTATAGAACAAATACGTAATATTTACAAGAACAAAGCTATTACATATAGCTACATTTATATTACAAATGATTTCAAAATGTAACTATTCTGTTTACAAAACTGTGTTCACATCAATTGCAGTGGATCTGGATAGTCTTCCTGTCGTCAAATTCTATGCCGTCGGAAATGGTTATCTTCAGCTTCTGATCCTCTGTGAAGCCGATGGTCTCACCGTCATTAAGTATAACATCTTCCTCGATAACATAGCTGACGATAGCAAGCATAAAACTCAGGAATTCATGAGGCTGTCCTGCGAACTCAAGAAACTCCATCTCAAGCTTCTTGAAGTTTTCCATACCCATGGTATATCCGCGGAGTTTACCCTCGGCATTGGAAAGACCCAGCCATACAAAGTCCAGCAAAGGAAGGGCATCGGACTTCATTACCTCCGCATTTTTCTGATAGAAATCGGGAGCATAGACCGTGCCGTTTGTGTAAATGCCGATAGTATTGTCATCGATACAGCTTTCACACACTTTTACAAAGATCTTCGCACGTTCCATAGTATCCATGCCGTTGCCGACACTCACCACGATCTGTGCGGTATGCTTTGCCACCTCCTGCTGTGCATCGTGCCAGAGGTAATTGAAAGCCGCATTCTGCTCGGCTTCGCCATCGGGTATCGGCGAGGGATAAAATGCAAGGGAAACAAGATATCCGCCTGTGTTGAAAACGAAGATCTTCTCTTCATCTTTAGTATCAAGATCCTCGGGTACGATACCCCATTTATCTTTCAGTCTGCCAAAAAAAGCTTCCTGATCCCATTCAGCTTCACGCAGAAGCACAAAGCCGAGAAAAAATTTATTTCCTATCATATCAGTACTCCGCACCATACTGCGCACGGTAAGCGCGCATTGCGTCCAGATACTCCTTGCCCTCAACAACACCGTCCTCGATAGCCTTGATGATATCATTGATATTTACGATGGAGTATACCTTTACGCCAAAGTCCTTATACGCCTGCTGAACTGCTGAAAAGTCTGTATCAAGAGCCTTTTCCATACGGTCAACAGTAATGACCATACCGGTTACATTTACATCAGCGGCACTCTTCAGCTTGGGCATTGATTCGCCCAGTGCCTTGCCGGAAGTCATAACATCGTCGATGATAACAACCTTTTCACCGTCTGTCAGCTTCTTGCCGACGAACATACCGCCCTCGCCGTGATCCTTAGCTTCCTTTCTGTCGAAGCAGTAGGAAACATCATAGCCGAACTTATTGCTGAGAGCCACAACAGCGGAAACTGCCAGCGGTATACCCTTGTAAGCAGGTCCGAAAAGTGTCTCAACGGGGATATCGTTATCCTTTATGCACTCGGCATAGTACTCGCCCAGCTTAGCCAGCTGTGCGCCTGTCTTATAGTTGCCGCAGTTGATGAAATAAGGAGCCTTTCTGCCGCTTTTCAGTGTGAATTCACCGAAAGTCAGCACTCCGCTGTCAACCATGAACTTGATAAATTCTTCTTTGTAAGTCATAAAATACGGTCCTTTCCGATTGTAATTTCAATATTACCATTATATCATAAGAAAGCGCATTTGTCTACTGTATTATTCGAGTTTGATTGTAAATTTTCAAATCTCAGTCTTTCAGGTCATCTCTGACAAAATGGGTAAAACTGCTTGTCTCTTTTTCGGGCAAACCATACTTCTCCTTGCCGAGGGCGATGGACTTCATCAGGAAAGACATATTTCCTGCAAGATTTCTCATAGTCTGCATACCCTCTGCATCGAAAGCTGATTCTCCCGTCTGCAAGCCGTGAACACTGTTCCAGTAAGTGCTTGAAGCCACGGGCATACCGCAGATAGTAAAGTATTTGTTCAGTTCATCGAATGTTGCTGAACATCCGCCGCGCCTTGCCACGACCACACTTGCACCGACTTTCATCGTCTTGTCAAAATGTGTGCTGTAAAACAATCTGTCAAGACAGGCGATGAGTGTTGCGTTCGCAGAAGCATAGTATACAGGTGAGGCAACGATGAGACCATCGGCTGCTTCAAACTTCGGTGCGATCTCATTGACTGCATCATCAAACACACAGCGTCCTATCTCGGAACACTTGTTGCAGGCGATACAGCCGCGGATATCTCTGCTGCCGATCTGACAGACCTCTGCTTCGATACCCTCTGCATTGAAGACTTTTACGATCTCATCTATTGCGGCAGATGTGTTGCCGTTTTTTCTGGGGCTTCCGTTTAAAATAAGTACTTTCATAATTATCCGCTCCTGTTATATTATAGATTTTTTCTTCGTCTGATATTTTCAGACAAACCGTTTGTATTTTATTACAGATTATACCATAAAGTCAGAAAAAGGTCAATCGGCAGTTAAAAGAAAACAGCCGTCATTTCTGCCGGCTGTCTGCTATTCTTCTATCACAGGACTACCTGATTTTTACCGTTTGTTTTACCATGATAAAGCTTTTCATCAGCTTTGGATATCCATCTGTCATTTGTAAGGCTCTTTTCGTAATGTGCAGCGCCTATGGTAACGGTTATATGCAATACCTTACCTTCAAATCTGAATTCTTCCGATCCGATCTTTTTTCTCAGGCTTTCCAGTATTTCACTTTCATCTTTGCGCACCGTTGAAAGTATTATGAACTCCTCACCGCCCCATCTGCATACGATACAATCCTTGCAGGTATTTTTTGTTATATATGCCACTTCTTTAAGGATATAGTCACCGCAGTTGTGTCCGTAGGTATCGTTGACTTTTTTGAAATCATCGATATCGAGAATGGCAAGCCATCGGTCTTCAGGTGAACCGACCTCCATATGTTCCATGGAAGTAAGCAGGAAATGACGGTTGTAAAGCTCTGTAAGATTATCTATCAGCGCCATTTTTTCAAGCTTTTCCTCGGAATGTATAGCTACATTATGGAAAAGTACCATATAAATTATCACTATGCCGAAAGTCGCGGCGGAATTAAAGGCAATAAGAATATTCATTGCAAAGTCGGATATCTGATAAATAGGTTCATGAGTGCGGGCGTATATGTATCCCAGTACATATAAAGCCACATGGATAGCGAGCATCATAACAAAAGGAAGTTCCTTTTTAAGCACCCTGTTATGGAGATATCCGCTGTAGCTTATGCAGGCAAGCATTCCCAGTGCATACAACTGAAATTCCGCCTCAGGACCGACACATACCAGACCCGTTATCATAAATCCCATAATTACCGTGCAGATGATTATCGTTGAAACCAGGTAATGCTTATTCAGGATAAGGTAAATATTGGTGGTATTTATCACCAATTTTACATAAATAACATTTCTGATAATGGGCATATCTGCATTTATACCTATCAAAAGAAAGAAAACATCTGTAAACAGCAGGAATCCGCCAAAAAACAAGGTCAGTTTTTCTATCAGCACAGTGTTTTTTATAGTTTTTTCCATAAATACACTCCTTGATCCGCTAATATGTTGAAAAGAAGATTGTTAATTTGTAATAGTAACGCTAAACAAAATGAATTTTTATTATTATACCACATATCAC from Ruminococcus albus AD2013 includes:
- the spoIIP gene encoding stage II sporulation protein P, with protein sequence MGLKTVCLRALLCIFAVFVVPMCIFRAAKHSESISAVCEGVSKLLVIERGRNDKIQSDTLPAGAEISSRSYWDIALAQTEREPARVSAEIPSPLPAEDVSGMIPYPEDLTDHDGMIQKYTYLRSDEPQFFDIPTGGQVRNCTLYDNAELLQLSGEGLPFDTHYSDDEPLVLIYHTHATESFELSDKDWYDSDFYGKTTERDKNIISVGDRICEQLDAAGIPYIHDTLVHDYPSYDDAYYSSRDAVQKILAEYPSIKVCLDVHRDGIERSDGTRIAPIAEIDGREAAQIMIISCADDGSGNIPNFRENFRFACTFQSEIENRFQGLTRPVLFDTRYYNQDLSSGSLLIEVGSHGNTLAQVQYSGKLLGKALAGMFKG
- a CDS encoding M15 family metallopeptidase, with product MDYLILVNRFEPIPAGWSDTLKLREAGGKLFEEQTAVQLEKMLGEALAYGIEIAVISGYRSEDYQQMLWEKEISRNMGRGLDYADAVTETGKTLALPGCSEHGTGLAADLGTAGADDIEPNFHKTAAGKWLSQNAGKFGFILRYPRMKEHITGIDFEPWHYRYVGDKSAELITASGICLEEFLHFYSDKYTLC
- a CDS encoding DUF4261 domain-containing protein → MIGNKFFLGFVLLREAEWDQEAFFGRLKDKWGIVPEDLDTKDEEKIFVFNTGGYLVSLAFYPSPIPDGEAEQNAAFNYLWHDAQQEVAKHTAQIVVSVGNGMDTMERAKIFVKVCESCIDDNTIGIYTNGTVYAPDFYQKNAEVMKSDALPLLDFVWLGLSNAEGKLRGYTMGMENFKKLEMEFLEFAGQPHEFLSFMLAIVSYVIEEDVILNDGETIGFTEDQKLKITISDGIEFDDRKTIQIHCN
- the pyrE gene encoding orotate phosphoribosyltransferase, whose translation is MTYKEEFIKFMVDSGVLTFGEFTLKSGRKAPYFINCGNYKTGAQLAKLGEYYAECIKDNDIPVETLFGPAYKGIPLAVSAVVALSNKFGYDVSYCFDRKEAKDHGEGGMFVGKKLTDGEKVVIIDDVMTSGKALGESMPKLKSAADVNVTGMVITVDRMEKALDTDFSAVQQAYKDFGVKVYSIVNINDIIKAIEDGVVEGKEYLDAMRAYRAQYGAEY
- a CDS encoding flavodoxin family protein, which gives rise to MKVLILNGSPRKNGNTSAAIDEIVKVFNAEGIEAEVCQIGSRDIRGCIACNKCSEIGRCVFDDAVNEIAPKFEAADGLIVASPVYYASANATLIACLDRLFYSTHFDKTMKVGASVVVARRGGCSATFDELNKYFTICGMPVASSTYWNSVHGLQTGESAFDAEGMQTMRNLAGNMSFLMKSIALGKEKYGLPEKETSSFTHFVRDDLKD
- a CDS encoding GGDEF domain-containing protein, which produces MEKTIKNTVLIEKLTLFFGGFLLFTDVFFLLIGINADMPIIRNVIYVKLVINTTNIYLILNKHYLVSTIIICTVIMGFMITGLVCVGPEAEFQLYALGMLACISYSGYLHNRVLKKELPFVMMLAIHVALYVLGYIYARTHEPIYQISDFAMNILIAFNSAATFGIVIIYMVLFHNVAIHSEEKLEKMALIDNLTELYNRHFLLTSMEHMEVGSPEDRWLAILDIDDFKKVNDTYGHNCGDYILKEVAYITKNTCKDCIVCRWGGEEFIILSTVRKDESEILESLRKKIGSEEFRFEGKVLHITVTIGAAHYEKSLTNDRWISKADEKLYHGKTNGKNQVVL